One genomic window of Sulfurovum lithotrophicum includes the following:
- a CDS encoding MFS transporter, with amino-acid sequence MIKQIMPLSLIVALRFFGLFIVLPVLSIYAMEMKGATPFLAGLVVGGYALTQAAFQVPFGLMSDKVGRKKTLLFGLLIFIAGSVIAAMSDNIYMLLIGRFLQGAGAIGSVVSAMIADLVKEEQRAHAMAIMGGTIAMSFAAAMIIAPLVGGYWGIDKLFWLTAILSVMAIGILFTAVPQPPKIVHSYAEEESKMLDVFKDKSLTRMYITFLFHSSIMTMAFFIIPLVMTQALDDGGFGWSKAELWKVYLPAMVFGLLAMGPAAVFGEKYGKGREIFMISVAVILLGFLAMGFASSPWLFIVGVVLFFIGFNMFEPLLQSFVSKFAKVHQKGAALGVANTFAYVGIFLGGLLAGFLMQHYGRGTLAIFVAVLSAVWFIWVATMPNPNNRGNVYLPLDIFDRNKVAALTDHPAIVESYVNETENIAVVKYEKDMIDEDEVRGMLLD; translated from the coding sequence ATGATTAAACAGATCATGCCCCTAAGTCTTATCGTCGCCTTGAGATTTTTCGGACTTTTCATTGTGCTTCCCGTTCTTTCCATCTATGCCATGGAAATGAAAGGCGCCACTCCTTTCCTTGCAGGACTTGTCGTGGGGGGCTACGCCCTGACACAGGCAGCATTCCAGGTGCCTTTTGGGCTGATGAGCGACAAAGTGGGCAGAAAGAAGACCCTGCTTTTTGGGCTGCTTATCTTCATTGCTGGTTCGGTCATCGCTGCCATGAGCGACAATATCTATATGCTGCTTATCGGTCGGTTTCTGCAGGGGGCTGGTGCCATCGGTTCCGTTGTCTCCGCAATGATCGCCGACCTGGTCAAAGAGGAACAGCGCGCCCACGCCATGGCGATCATGGGCGGGACGATCGCGATGAGTTTTGCCGCTGCAATGATCATCGCGCCTCTCGTCGGCGGATACTGGGGCATTGACAAACTCTTCTGGCTGACCGCCATTCTTTCTGTCATGGCCATCGGTATTCTCTTTACTGCCGTTCCCCAGCCGCCCAAGATCGTGCACTCCTATGCCGAAGAGGAATCGAAGATGCTCGATGTCTTCAAGGACAAGTCACTGACACGTATGTATATCACTTTTCTTTTCCACTCTTCCATTATGACGATGGCATTTTTCATCATACCCCTTGTCATGACACAGGCTCTTGACGACGGCGGTTTTGGATGGAGCAAAGCGGAACTCTGGAAGGTCTATCTTCCGGCCATGGTTTTCGGCCTGCTCGCCATGGGGCCGGCCGCGGTCTTTGGAGAGAAGTACGGCAAGGGGCGTGAAATATTCATGATCTCCGTTGCCGTCATTCTTTTGGGTTTTCTTGCCATGGGCTTCGCCTCTTCTCCCTGGCTCTTCATTGTCGGTGTCGTTCTTTTTTTCATCGGCTTCAACATGTTCGAACCTCTGCTTCAGAGCTTTGTGAGTAAATTCGCCAAAGTACACCAGAAAGGTGCCGCGCTCGGTGTCGCCAATACCTTCGCCTATGTCGGGATCTTTCTGGGAGGCCTGCTTGCAGGGTTTCTCATGCAGCATTACGGCAGAGGTACACTGGCAATCTTCGTTGCCGTTCTCTCCGCCGTATGGTTCATCTGGGTAGCAACGATGCCAAACCCGAACAACCGAGGCAATGTCTATCTCCCTCTTGACATTTTCGACAGGAACAAAGTCGCAGCGCTTACCGACCATCCCGCCATTGTGGAAAGCTATGTGAATGAGACGGAGAATATCGCCGTCGTAAAGTATGAAAAGGATATGATCGACGAGGATGAAGTGAGAGGGATGTTGCTAGACTAG
- the rdgB gene encoding RdgB/HAM1 family non-canonical purine NTP pyrophosphatase, whose protein sequence is MKLVLATGNRGKLREFRQMCEDEVVAFSDLLGAFDIVEDGDTFAQNALIKARTIYEKLKEKDPSTDYLVISDDSGISLPVLNGAPGIYSARYAGKDVTDKENLYKLVEAVKEKGLKSTPAYYTAAIAIVSKYGEYVVHGWMHGDVIDEARGEKGFGYDPMFIPAGFHKTLGELDDDIKKNISHRGKALALAKPIIQMLKTK, encoded by the coding sequence ATGAAGTTGGTACTTGCAACCGGAAACAGAGGAAAACTGCGTGAATTCAGGCAGATGTGCGAAGATGAAGTGGTAGCGTTCTCCGATCTGCTCGGTGCATTCGATATCGTGGAAGACGGTGACACTTTTGCCCAGAATGCCCTGATAAAAGCCCGTACGATCTACGAAAAATTGAAAGAGAAAGACCCCTCAACAGATTATCTGGTTATTTCAGATGACAGCGGGATCTCTTTGCCCGTTTTGAACGGGGCACCGGGTATCTATTCTGCACGTTATGCCGGCAAAGATGTAACGGACAAGGAGAATCTTTACAAGCTGGTAGAGGCAGTCAAAGAGAAGGGTCTCAAAAGTACCCCGGCGTATTACACCGCAGCCATAGCCATTGTCTCAAAATACGGCGAGTATGTCGTACACGGATGGATGCACGGTGATGTTATAGACGAAGCAAGAGGAGAGAAGGGTTTCGGGTATGATCCGATGTTCATCCCTGCGGGATTCCATAAAACACTTGGTGAACTGGATGATGATATTAAAAAGAATATATCCCACCGGGGAAAGGCGCTGGCATTGGCAAAACCGATCATTCAAATGCTGAAAACAAAATAG
- the ciaB gene encoding invasion protein CiaB, whose product MQSHKKEQFMNDLQAIYLELQDRQAELNGFYEIARGGENQRAEEVVNAFLKLLDIPRDDDSVMAALTRIVNLREDALEQVLGKLGLNDEEIRVKKELAYGFVSTMHIARHESLIGWIENRKLLTPFYRSLILGAHFVGLRLSEWQSYWTHQIIYTVNLELSEMFNGDDAKVFEMLQNKSLLDRDENGEVADRCYSVLEKEGDSFKSVAYAEAFPEQVKQVATALEQLIMLLGKHEDEVYGQKNEWIAYFSAIKEAFTHTKIDELVRMWAEVDRRWMTITTPLQVGHPLEYYEDHYRKAVALEWDLRIVNPKLQEGSHTRNNIKLFAYEMAKSFGEEALHTMSKNLLQVDETQLYIGQPMLYYAAEFNGLFSAQVVPNDEEVSSELGKKIFAYADFVMESKKSKPVMKLSVETMGEAFVRKQRALVENEPELWQEIYDISTIGHEYGHILWIDSDTETKMNGTGQFKNIEEFKATTGGLMAFFHNEREALKHHIVDDLVSRAVGLMAWREVGEVLPYYCEGLIHLDILFSSGIITYDGQIKIDYSRYDAMKEAYTSAYKDLAENYLKKVDANEYLGRYTVKNTGVYLPKNEAIKTFVEYYYTRYQEIGQQTTVLN is encoded by the coding sequence ATGCAGAGTCATAAAAAAGAACAATTCATGAACGACCTTCAGGCGATCTATCTGGAGTTGCAGGATAGGCAGGCGGAACTGAACGGTTTTTATGAGATCGCCAGAGGTGGTGAGAACCAAAGAGCGGAGGAAGTGGTAAATGCTTTCCTGAAACTGCTGGATATTCCAAGGGATGACGACAGCGTGATGGCAGCATTGACGCGTATCGTCAATCTGCGCGAAGATGCTCTGGAGCAGGTACTCGGCAAGCTTGGATTGAACGATGAGGAGATCCGTGTCAAGAAAGAGTTGGCATACGGGTTTGTCAGTACCATGCATATTGCCCGGCATGAGTCGCTCATCGGATGGATAGAGAACCGTAAACTGCTGACACCGTTTTACCGATCATTGATCCTGGGAGCGCATTTTGTAGGGTTGCGCCTCTCAGAATGGCAGAGTTACTGGACGCATCAGATCATCTATACGGTCAATCTGGAGCTCTCCGAAATGTTCAACGGGGATGATGCCAAGGTCTTCGAAATGCTGCAGAACAAGTCGCTGCTTGACAGGGACGAGAACGGAGAAGTGGCAGACAGGTGTTACTCGGTACTTGAAAAAGAGGGTGACAGTTTCAAAAGTGTCGCTTATGCCGAAGCATTCCCCGAGCAGGTAAAGCAGGTAGCAACGGCACTTGAACAGCTCATTATGCTGCTAGGCAAGCATGAAGACGAGGTCTATGGGCAGAAAAATGAGTGGATCGCCTACTTCAGCGCCATCAAAGAGGCCTTTACTCATACGAAAATTGATGAACTTGTCAGAATGTGGGCAGAGGTTGACAGACGATGGATGACGATCACTACACCGCTTCAGGTCGGGCACCCGCTGGAGTACTATGAAGATCACTACCGTAAGGCGGTAGCACTTGAATGGGACCTTCGTATCGTCAATCCCAAGCTTCAGGAGGGCTCACATACCCGAAATAATATCAAGCTCTTCGCCTATGAAATGGCAAAAAGTTTTGGAGAAGAAGCACTGCATACGATGAGCAAGAACCTGCTTCAGGTCGATGAAACACAGCTCTATATCGGCCAGCCGATGCTCTACTATGCAGCGGAGTTCAACGGACTCTTCTCCGCGCAGGTGGTACCTAACGATGAAGAAGTCTCTTCCGAACTGGGTAAGAAGATATTTGCCTATGCCGACTTCGTGATGGAGAGCAAAAAATCCAAACCGGTCATGAAGCTCTCCGTGGAGACGATGGGTGAAGCTTTTGTCAGAAAACAGCGGGCACTAGTTGAAAACGAGCCCGAACTGTGGCAGGAGATCTACGACATTTCCACCATCGGGCATGAGTACGGGCATATTCTCTGGATCGATTCCGATACCGAGACAAAGATGAACGGTACCGGACAGTTCAAGAACATCGAAGAGTTCAAAGCCACTACCGGCGGGCTCATGGCTTTCTTCCATAATGAGAGAGAAGCGCTGAAGCACCACATCGTCGATGACCTTGTATCACGTGCGGTCGGGCTGATGGCATGGCGTGAAGTAGGTGAAGTACTGCCGTACTACTGTGAAGGGCTCATACATTTAGACATCCTGTTCAGTTCCGGTATCATTACTTACGATGGACAGATCAAGATAGACTATTCCAGGTATGATGCGATGAAAGAAGCGTATACTTCCGCTTACAAAGATTTAGCAGAAAATTATCTCAAAAAAGTTGATGCAAACGAATATCTGGGGCGATATACCGTGAAAAACACAGGGGTCTATCTGCCTAAGAATGAAGCGATAAAGACATTTGTCGAGTACTACTATACACGTTATCAGGAGATCGGGCAGCAGACCACCGTTTTGAACTGA
- a CDS encoding GNAT family N-acetyltransferase, with amino-acid sequence MHESISLKIPSDLKFMRIVEDLIGDTCETLPLTKEDTQALIDSTGELIENAVLHAYKDSSGYIQVGLYPFKTGLRIDVHDWGLPMSFKKHISVPIKEDASEGFNHIYDLMDLFEYQNLGKDGKKFIIIKYASHPLHAKKANQEHLSFPPLQKSEKRRESEGSDEIPVTIREYREGDEEGIARLIFKNYGYSYIKDLFYYPRKVFESHGKKFYSIVAQREERIIGHFALVLVPESTIAEIGVAVVDPEFQGRGIMNQMLKLVLQKARKINLDAVFGEAIMFHIYSQKANLRHGFSETALMLGKVPVDTTIVNNELAMKHRRGSVLVGYYFLNTKNKNLFFPAVYKKKIEQTYRNAAVPFEKAKKKKEKTTDHIFLSYTFDPPTNVAKIRVDRYGKDFKQKFIILLNQLKAKHCDMIYADISLEGIPQIDKVINIMNKRGFFYSGVMFYYHKKKDYLRLQLKNSDKIGSRNYVCYSDFCKKLSKYIRKDEQRVKKA; translated from the coding sequence ATGCATGAGAGTATCAGCCTGAAGATCCCCAGCGACCTAAAGTTCATGAGGATCGTCGAAGACCTCATCGGAGATACCTGCGAAACATTGCCGCTGACCAAAGAGGATACACAGGCACTCATAGACAGTACCGGGGAATTGATTGAGAATGCCGTCCTCCATGCCTACAAAGATTCTTCCGGTTACATTCAGGTAGGCTTGTACCCTTTCAAGACCGGTCTCAGGATCGATGTGCATGACTGGGGTCTTCCCATGTCCTTCAAAAAACATATCAGTGTTCCCATCAAAGAGGATGCCTCCGAAGGCTTTAATCACATCTACGACCTTATGGATCTTTTTGAGTACCAGAATCTCGGGAAAGACGGAAAGAAATTCATCATTATCAAATATGCTTCCCATCCCTTACATGCAAAAAAGGCAAATCAGGAACATCTATCTTTTCCTCCCCTGCAAAAGAGTGAAAAAAGAAGAGAGAGCGAAGGCTCAGATGAGATTCCTGTTACGATCCGAGAGTACCGGGAGGGAGATGAAGAAGGCATTGCCCGACTGATCTTCAAGAACTACGGTTACAGCTACATCAAGGACCTTTTCTACTATCCGCGGAAGGTCTTCGAATCACATGGAAAAAAGTTCTACTCCATCGTTGCCCAGAGAGAAGAGAGGATCATCGGCCACTTCGCCCTGGTACTGGTACCTGAATCGACCATAGCAGAGATAGGGGTTGCCGTGGTAGACCCGGAATTTCAGGGAAGAGGTATCATGAACCAAATGCTCAAGCTAGTCCTGCAAAAAGCCAGGAAGATCAATCTCGATGCGGTGTTCGGTGAAGCGATCATGTTCCATATCTACAGCCAAAAGGCCAACCTCAGGCACGGCTTTTCCGAAACAGCACTAATGCTGGGGAAAGTACCTGTCGATACAACCATTGTCAACAATGAGCTGGCCATGAAACACAGACGGGGTTCGGTACTTGTCGGTTATTACTTTTTAAACACAAAGAACAAAAATCTTTTTTTTCCCGCAGTCTATAAGAAAAAGATCGAACAAACCTATAGAAATGCCGCTGTACCTTTTGAAAAAGCCAAAAAGAAGAAGGAGAAAACCACCGATCATATTTTTCTGAGCTACACCTTTGACCCGCCGACCAATGTCGCCAAGATCAGGGTCGATCGTTACGGCAAGGATTTCAAACAGAAATTCATTATACTGCTCAATCAGCTCAAAGCGAAACACTGTGATATGATCTATGCGGATATCTCACTTGAGGGTATCCCGCAAATCGACAAAGTAATCAACATCATGAACAAAAGAGGATTTTTCTACAGCGGCGTAATGTTCTACTATCATAAGAAGAAAGACTATCTCAGGTTACAGCTCAAGAACAGCGACAAGATCGGAAGCAGGAATTATGTCTGCTACTCCGATTTCTGCAAAAAACTCTCAAAATACATTCGAAAAGATGAACAGAGGGTCAAAAAGGCTTAG
- a CDS encoding amidohydrolase has product MKNIKNRLFETIEKINDRVIDIRHDLHAHPELSGHEEHTKYLVKGILEASGYAVRESEKHFGLIADLRVDDNARTVAIRADMDALPIEEQTGKPYSSREKGIMHACGHDSHTAIALGTAIAMAEHKEALAGNVRFIFQPSEESKEGGSVEMIADGALEGVDGIFGLHAYPYLKTGQIGYKYGVMMASADIFSIEVFGKSAHGARPHEGVDAILVTAMIVNSLNHIVSRMIDPLHPAVISLGTIEGGRASNIICDHVLLKGTVRTINESVRNNIPKMMEASIKGISESMGATYNFDYEFGQPELINYDKMVDIIVNEAKGIIGEENCIDLVDPVMGGEDFSEYLKIVPGAFFRLGTCNEEKETCVSQHNSRFDVDDDALQVGMKIMGASALSFLVQKAE; this is encoded by the coding sequence ATGAAAAACATAAAAAACAGACTTTTTGAAACAATAGAAAAGATCAATGACAGAGTCATAGATATCCGTCATGATCTTCATGCACATCCTGAACTTTCCGGACACGAAGAACATACGAAATATCTGGTCAAAGGCATACTTGAAGCCAGCGGGTATGCGGTCAGGGAGAGCGAGAAACATTTTGGGCTGATCGCTGACCTGCGGGTAGACGACAATGCCCGAACCGTTGCCATTCGTGCCGATATGGATGCCCTGCCTATCGAGGAACAGACGGGGAAACCCTACAGTTCCAGGGAAAAGGGGATCATGCATGCCTGCGGGCATGACAGCCATACGGCCATTGCACTGGGAACTGCCATTGCAATGGCGGAACACAAAGAGGCACTTGCGGGCAATGTACGGTTCATTTTTCAGCCTTCAGAAGAGAGCAAGGAAGGCGGCAGTGTCGAGATGATAGCAGACGGTGCACTCGAAGGAGTGGATGGCATCTTTGGGCTGCACGCCTACCCCTACCTCAAAACCGGGCAGATAGGATACAAATACGGTGTCATGATGGCATCGGCAGACATTTTCAGCATCGAAGTTTTCGGCAAATCTGCGCATGGCGCCAGACCGCATGAGGGCGTAGATGCCATCCTGGTGACCGCCATGATCGTCAATTCACTCAATCATATCGTCTCACGCATGATCGATCCGCTGCACCCTGCCGTCATCTCTCTGGGAACGATCGAAGGAGGACGGGCCTCCAACATCATTTGCGACCATGTCCTGCTGAAAGGGACCGTGAGGACCATCAATGAAAGCGTGAGGAACAATATTCCCAAAATGATGGAAGCTTCCATCAAGGGCATCTCTGAATCGATGGGAGCGACCTACAACTTTGACTATGAATTCGGACAACCCGAGCTGATCAACTATGACAAGATGGTAGATATCATAGTGAATGAGGCCAAAGGGATCATTGGAGAAGAGAATTGCATCGATCTCGTCGATCCGGTGATGGGAGGGGAGGATTTCTCCGAATATTTAAAAATCGTTCCGGGTGCCTTTTTCAGGCTCGGTACCTGCAATGAAGAGAAAGAGACCTGTGTTTCACAGCACAACAGCCGTTTTGACGTCGATGACGATGCCCTGCAAGTCGGCATGAAGATCATGGGGGCTTCCGCCCTTTCCTTTCTGGTACAAAAGGCTGAGTGA
- a CDS encoding PIG-L family deacetylase codes for MLKDYQFIPYSVSEIPAGPSLVFAPHPDDETFGLGGTILKMTDKKQIVNVVMMTDGAMGGAQEERREELRKATEILGVGECYFFGAPDQGLEVNPDTIQRVVDLIEKYQPRNVFFTSPLEYHPDHRATAWIVWNALQSIQFTGNVFSYEIANQSPVNTLVDISAVMERKTKAMKVYASQQAQLDFITTITSMNHLRTYTLPPKEAAYVEAFYRFENIRSDLMSYYYGNLGRYHGRMRSVALPLVSVLIRTKDRPELLRQALDSLARQTYRQIEINIVNDGTESVQHIVNDFVFSRIYLKNNKKPKGAARSANTLLKMAEGDYCIFLDDENRFDEKYIENLVQTVVENKNRLLCYGAVTVEQKSEESEYVNRSYIPALLRRLDYIPLNSVLFSKKLVENGCSFDKHFKMNAEWDFLLQLAQHSEFYYLDQTAAVCHVNRIGGEETLTGETEKEQWKLKIYDKWSKIWDATELNQTFDILEKLHSREEGSEGKKKGTGNFPDKERERLVGTIETQTAKLNTMEEENKGLKQQIEKLSRTNEIQIRRLREFQDTIQKSGKASLDTKHISTQDAERIKEENKVLKDRVTQLTITHKAQLNHIRELQQTIQKHEKAIADIPNHKSQDDKYTKEIRELKKRVETLSLEKAAKIMQLQKLKTESGTVDSTENKNLVMHDRECVEHDALLHQLLDERLAPINAAGEGKRDFKLVSPVGYEKELIELFEEVFKGPMSQEFWKWKYEGVQWRAVCALKDGKIIAHYNGMARDILYFGKHKRAIQPCDTMVSAKARGGIKTNSPFFSSTKAWILSNLGVNKEFLLTYGFPNDRHMRLGEKMGLYTEVDKVKEVDWYTKKREASPLINVDLFDYNKEMDKTINALWNTMADEFKENIIGIRDAQYLRRRYMKHPLIKYQTYLVYDEKEKLLGVFVLRIEDKLAALMDIIAPKAQFEMIINEAIRIAHNEGAKLLRAWVPESRIELFNHARALINNTDIVIPTISIVKGLNPEEIKGKWFLTYGDTDFM; via the coding sequence ATGTTAAAAGATTATCAATTTATTCCATATAGTGTATCAGAGATTCCTGCAGGTCCGTCACTGGTATTTGCGCCACATCCGGATGATGAAACATTTGGTCTTGGTGGTACGATTCTTAAAATGACAGACAAAAAACAGATCGTCAATGTCGTGATGATGACAGATGGTGCAATGGGTGGAGCTCAAGAGGAAAGAAGAGAGGAGTTGCGCAAAGCAACAGAGATACTGGGAGTTGGGGAGTGCTATTTTTTCGGTGCACCTGATCAGGGACTCGAAGTCAACCCGGATACGATACAAAGGGTGGTTGACCTGATAGAGAAATATCAACCGCGTAATGTTTTTTTCACTTCTCCTCTGGAATATCATCCCGATCACCGTGCAACGGCATGGATCGTATGGAACGCTTTACAGAGTATTCAATTTACCGGTAATGTCTTTTCCTATGAGATCGCCAACCAGTCTCCGGTAAATACACTGGTCGATATCAGTGCCGTTATGGAACGGAAGACCAAGGCTATGAAGGTATATGCTTCTCAGCAGGCCCAGCTTGATTTTATTACGACGATCACATCGATGAATCATTTGCGTACATATACACTTCCGCCTAAAGAGGCGGCCTATGTGGAAGCTTTTTATCGTTTTGAAAATATCAGATCCGATCTCATGAGTTACTATTATGGCAATCTGGGAAGATATCATGGCAGGATGAGATCCGTTGCACTTCCATTGGTTTCTGTACTGATACGGACAAAAGACAGACCGGAATTGTTACGGCAGGCTCTTGATTCCCTGGCAAGACAGACTTATCGGCAGATCGAGATCAATATTGTGAATGACGGTACCGAAAGTGTACAGCATATCGTGAATGACTTTGTCTTCAGCCGTATTTACCTGAAAAACAACAAAAAACCCAAGGGGGCTGCCCGCAGTGCAAACACTCTGCTTAAAATGGCAGAAGGTGATTACTGTATCTTCCTGGATGATGAAAACAGGTTCGATGAAAAGTATATTGAAAACCTGGTACAGACAGTAGTTGAAAATAAAAACCGGCTGTTATGCTACGGTGCGGTTACGGTGGAGCAGAAGAGTGAAGAGAGTGAGTATGTGAACCGTTCCTATATTCCTGCATTGCTGAGGAGACTCGACTATATTCCTTTGAATTCCGTACTTTTTTCCAAAAAGCTCGTTGAGAACGGCTGCAGTTTCGATAAGCATTTTAAAATGAATGCAGAATGGGATTTCCTTCTTCAACTGGCACAGCATTCCGAGTTCTACTACCTTGACCAAACGGCAGCAGTCTGTCATGTTAACAGAATCGGTGGAGAGGAGACGTTAACCGGTGAGACAGAAAAGGAACAATGGAAATTAAAAATATATGACAAATGGTCCAAAATATGGGATGCTACAGAACTAAATCAGACCTTTGATATCCTGGAAAAACTACATTCCCGGGAAGAGGGTAGTGAAGGAAAGAAAAAAGGAACAGGTAATTTCCCCGATAAAGAGAGGGAAAGGCTTGTTGGAACCATTGAGACACAAACAGCAAAACTGAATACCATGGAAGAGGAAAACAAAGGACTGAAACAGCAGATAGAGAAGCTGTCTCGTACCAATGAGATACAGATCAGACGTCTGCGTGAATTCCAGGATACGATACAGAAAAGTGGGAAAGCCTCTTTGGATACCAAGCATATCTCTACACAGGATGCAGAACGAATAAAAGAAGAAAACAAGGTATTGAAAGACAGAGTAACTCAGTTGACCATAACGCATAAGGCACAGTTGAATCATATTAGGGAACTGCAACAAACGATACAAAAACATGAAAAGGCCATTGCTGATATCCCGAATCATAAATCCCAGGATGATAAATACACCAAAGAAATCCGGGAATTAAAGAAAAGGGTAGAAACGCTTTCCCTTGAGAAAGCAGCAAAGATCATGCAGCTGCAAAAACTGAAAACTGAGTCTGGAACAGTTGACAGTACAGAGAACAAAAACCTGGTCATGCATGACAGAGAATGTGTTGAACATGATGCCTTGCTCCATCAGCTCTTGGATGAAAGGTTGGCCCCGATTAATGCAGCAGGCGAAGGCAAACGTGATTTTAAACTGGTCAGTCCTGTAGGATATGAAAAAGAGTTAATTGAACTCTTTGAGGAAGTATTCAAAGGGCCTATGAGCCAGGAGTTTTGGAAATGGAAATATGAGGGTGTACAATGGCGTGCAGTCTGTGCGTTGAAAGACGGGAAGATTATCGCGCATTATAACGGAATGGCAAGAGATATACTTTATTTTGGAAAACATAAACGTGCAATACAGCCCTGTGATACTATGGTCTCTGCCAAAGCGAGAGGCGGGATCAAAACGAACAGTCCCTTCTTCAGTTCGACAAAAGCATGGATACTCAGTAATCTTGGTGTGAATAAAGAATTCCTTTTGACCTATGGATTCCCAAATGATAGGCATATGCGACTCGGTGAGAAAATGGGTCTTTATACAGAAGTTGACAAAGTGAAAGAAGTGGATTGGTATACAAAAAAAAGAGAAGCCTCCCCTCTGATAAATGTTGATTTGTTTGATTATAATAAAGAGATGGATAAGACTATTAATGCCCTTTGGAATACAATGGCGGATGAATTCAAAGAAAATATCATCGGTATAAGGGATGCACAGTATCTCAGAAGAAGATACATGAAACATCCTCTAATCAAATATCAGACATATCTTGTTTATGATGAGAAAGAGAAACTGTTGGGTGTCTTTGTCCTAAGGATAGAGGACAAGCTGGCTGCATTGATGGATATCATCGCACCCAAAGCACAGTTTGAAATGATCATTAACGAAGCGATACGCATTGCTCATAATGAAGGTGCCAAATTGTTGAGGGCATGGGTTCCGGAATCACGGATCGAACTTTTTAACCATGCCAGAGCACTTATCAATAATACGGATATTGTGATCCCTACCATCAGTATCGTTAAGGGTTTAAACCCTGAAGAGATCAAAGGAAAATGGTTCCTGACATATGGCGATACGGATTTTATGTAG